A portion of the Bacillus thuringiensis genome contains these proteins:
- a CDS encoding nitroreductase family protein encodes MTNSVKTNNFNEILTGRRSIRKYDPSVKISKEEMTEILTEATLAPSSVNMQPWRFLVIESDEAKATLAPLAKFNQSQVETSSAMIAVFGDLNNFDNAEEIYGTAVERGLMPAEVKEDQMKKLSGYFSMVTPEVMKDTVLIDGGLVAMQFMLAARAHGYDTCPIGGFEKDQIAEAFGLDKERYVPVMLISIGKAADGGYQSVRLPIEKVAEWK; translated from the coding sequence ATGACTAACTCAGTAAAAACAAATAATTTTAACGAAATTTTAACAGGACGTCGTTCAATTCGTAAGTACGACCCTTCAGTGAAAATTAGCAAAGAAGAAATGACAGAAATTCTTACAGAAGCAACACTTGCACCATCATCAGTAAACATGCAACCATGGAGATTCCTTGTGATTGAAAGTGACGAAGCAAAAGCAACACTTGCGCCACTTGCGAAATTCAATCAATCTCAAGTAGAAACATCTTCAGCAATGATCGCTGTGTTTGGTGACTTAAACAACTTTGATAACGCAGAAGAAATTTACGGTACAGCAGTAGAACGCGGTTTAATGCCAGCAGAAGTAAAAGAAGATCAAATGAAAAAACTTTCAGGTTACTTTTCAATGGTTACACCAGAAGTAATGAAAGACACTGTATTAATTGACGGTGGTCTTGTAGCGATGCAATTTATGTTAGCAGCACGTGCTCACGGCTATGACACTTGTCCAATTGGTGGATTTGAAAAAGACCAAATCGCAGAAGCATTTGGATTAGATAAAGAACGCTATGTACCAGTAATGTTAATTTCAATCGGAAAAGCTGCTGACGGTGGTTACCAATCAGTACGTCTTCCAATTGAAAAAGTTGCAGAGTGGAAATAA
- a CDS encoding MarR family winged helix-turn-helix transcriptional regulator: MTSSCSKEAIILYKLHFLNKEVSSKFEGCTGMSQSRLELILQLYEVGEISQKALQQEVNIDNAAITRHLKQLEANGMITRRKNPDDNRITLVSLTEEGRNKIQAFQEEKERFAASAFKGLSEEERDNLLNMLNHIQENIKEL, translated from the coding sequence TTGACAAGTTCATGCTCAAAAGAAGCGATTATTTTATATAAATTACACTTTCTAAATAAAGAAGTAAGTTCGAAATTTGAAGGGTGTACGGGTATGAGCCAGTCTCGATTAGAGCTTATACTTCAGTTATATGAAGTAGGTGAAATTAGTCAAAAAGCACTTCAGCAAGAAGTGAATATTGATAATGCTGCGATAACGAGGCATTTAAAACAGCTAGAAGCAAATGGAATGATTACAAGACGTAAAAATCCAGATGATAACAGAATTACGTTAGTTTCTCTTACTGAAGAGGGACGAAATAAAATTCAGGCGTTTCAAGAGGAAAAAGAACGTTTTGCAGCATCTGCATTTAAAGGATTAAGTGAAGAAGAACGCGACAATCTTTTAAATATGTTAAATCACATTCAAGAAAATATAAAAGAATTATAA
- the tet gene encoding tetracycline resistance ribosomal protection protein, which yields MTTINIGIVAHVDAGKTSLTERILYETNVIKEIGRVDSGNTQTDSMELERQRGITIKASVVSFFIDDVKVNVIDTPGHADFIAEVERSFRVLDGAILVISAVEGVQAQTKILMRTLQKLNIPTILFVNKIDRSGANTEKVMKQIKEVLSNEAFPFYSVLNEGTKEARIIEYKSYDDCMELLAPFNESLLESYVNNEIIPDALLREKLEQQIQQASVYPIFFGSAMTGIGVTELLEKLPALMPALTSAQEEPLSGVVFKIEREPSGEKVAYIRVFSGSLHVRKYVDIQRDESLQHKEKIKKMCLFHNGNAVQTTTVPNGEFCKVWGLNDIKIGDIIGERTDYIKDIHFAEPQMEAAIDAVPKERIHDLYAALMELCEEDPLIKVWKDDVHKELYIRLFGEVQKEVIETTLFEKYNLQVTFSNTRVVCIEKPIGLGNSVEVMDEKENPFYATVGFKVEGGELNSGVTYHLGVELGSLPLAFHKAIEDTVFQTLKQGLYGWEVTDIIVTLTHTGYASPVTTASDFRNLTPIVLMDALKQAETHVYEPINEFELTVPEHAISTAMYKLAAVPATFAEPIFHYNSYQLTGSLPVAKTENFKQMLHSFTEGEGIFTTKPSGYKELKAPFPTRKRVDYNPLNRKDYLLHVLRAY from the coding sequence ATGACAACAATAAACATAGGGATTGTCGCGCACGTAGACGCTGGCAAGACGAGTTTGACTGAGCGTATTCTTTATGAAACAAATGTAATTAAAGAAATTGGCCGAGTAGATAGTGGTAATACACAAACTGACTCAATGGAATTAGAAAGACAACGCGGAATTACGATTAAAGCATCTGTCGTTTCTTTCTTTATTGATGATGTAAAAGTAAATGTCATTGATACACCTGGACACGCTGATTTTATCGCTGAAGTGGAGCGATCATTCCGCGTTCTAGACGGTGCAATTTTAGTTATCTCTGCCGTTGAAGGTGTGCAAGCACAAACAAAAATTTTAATGCGAACATTACAGAAACTAAACATACCGACAATTTTATTCGTTAATAAAATTGATCGTAGTGGAGCAAACACTGAAAAAGTTATGAAACAAATAAAAGAGGTTCTTTCAAATGAAGCATTCCCCTTCTACTCTGTTCTAAACGAAGGAACGAAAGAAGCCCGGATCATTGAATATAAATCATATGACGATTGTATGGAACTGTTAGCACCATTTAATGAATCATTACTTGAATCATATGTAAATAACGAAATAATACCGGACGCACTATTAAGAGAAAAACTAGAACAGCAAATACAGCAAGCAAGTGTGTATCCAATCTTTTTCGGTTCAGCAATGACAGGTATAGGAGTAACAGAACTACTTGAAAAACTTCCGGCCCTAATGCCAGCTCTTACATCGGCACAAGAGGAACCATTATCCGGTGTTGTTTTTAAAATTGAACGTGAACCTTCTGGAGAAAAGGTTGCTTATATAAGAGTTTTTTCAGGTAGCTTACATGTTAGAAAATATGTTGATATACAGCGCGATGAGTCTCTACAACATAAAGAAAAGATTAAAAAAATGTGCCTATTTCATAATGGAAATGCCGTTCAAACTACTACTGTTCCTAACGGTGAATTTTGTAAAGTGTGGGGACTGAATGACATTAAAATTGGTGATATTATTGGTGAACGTACGGATTATATAAAAGATATTCACTTTGCCGAGCCACAAATGGAAGCAGCGATTGATGCGGTACCTAAAGAGCGAATTCATGATTTATACGCTGCACTTATGGAACTCTGCGAAGAAGATCCACTCATTAAAGTGTGGAAAGATGATGTTCATAAGGAACTATACATTCGCCTTTTCGGTGAAGTGCAAAAAGAAGTGATTGAAACCACACTTTTTGAGAAGTATAATTTGCAAGTTACTTTTTCAAATACGCGAGTTGTATGTATCGAGAAACCAATTGGCTTAGGCAATTCTGTTGAAGTAATGGATGAAAAAGAGAATCCATTTTACGCAACAGTCGGATTCAAAGTTGAAGGTGGTGAACTTAACTCTGGCGTAACATATCACTTAGGGGTTGAACTCGGATCACTACCTTTAGCATTCCATAAAGCGATTGAAGATACGGTATTTCAAACGTTAAAACAAGGTTTATATGGTTGGGAAGTTACAGATATTATCGTCACATTAACACATACCGGTTATGCTAGTCCTGTTACAACAGCGAGTGACTTTAGAAACTTAACACCGATCGTATTAATGGATGCTTTAAAGCAAGCTGAAACACATGTATATGAACCAATAAACGAGTTTGAATTAACTGTACCGGAGCACGCAATTAGTACCGCGATGTATAAGCTCGCTGCCGTTCCAGCAACTTTTGCAGAGCCTATATTCCATTACAATTCTTATCAGTTAACAGGATCATTACCTGTTGCGAAAACAGAGAATTTTAAGCAAATGCTTCATTCATTCACTGAAGGAGAAGGCATTTTTACAACAAAGCCATCTGGTTACAAAGAACTGAAGGCTCCCTTCCCTACTCGAAAACGTGTTGATTATAATCCGCTGAATCGTAAGGATTATTTACTTCATGTGCTTAGGGCTTATTAA
- a CDS encoding alpha/beta family hydrolase has protein sequence MYTEGKRVKGIKKEAHIDGKVIPYTHIEKGSNSICFMFSGSGYNYDKPLFYYATMLMLEHKIDVVHIHYSYDGQLMNKPMEEVMKVMMDDIHPIMKEVLKNEQYNHTMFLGKSLGTIPIANDVMKREEFLQSKMILLTPLLTFGSIFDSILHSHHEGLLVIGDKDHQYNANQIDQLHKTNLQIEVVKNANHSVNVGEYETENSIEAIAKIIEKLKEVVRTN, from the coding sequence ATGTATACGGAGGGGAAAAGGGTGAAGGGGATTAAAAAAGAGGCTCATATAGATGGAAAAGTAATTCCGTATACACACATTGAAAAAGGTTCTAATTCCATTTGCTTTATGTTCTCAGGTTCAGGATACAATTACGATAAACCGTTATTTTATTATGCAACGATGTTAATGCTTGAACATAAAATTGATGTCGTACATATTCATTATTCTTATGATGGACAATTAATGAATAAACCAATGGAAGAAGTAATGAAAGTAATGATGGATGATATTCATCCTATAATGAAGGAAGTATTAAAAAATGAGCAATACAATCATACAATGTTTTTAGGGAAGTCACTTGGAACCATTCCGATTGCAAATGATGTAATGAAGAGAGAAGAGTTTTTACAGTCAAAAATGATACTACTTACACCTTTACTAACGTTTGGTTCCATTTTTGATTCAATCCTACATAGTCATCATGAAGGGCTATTAGTAATTGGAGATAAAGATCACCAATATAATGCAAATCAAATCGATCAGTTACATAAAACGAATTTACAGATTGAAGTTGTCAAAAACGCAAATCATTCTGTAAATGTTGGAGAATATGAAACCGAGAATTCAATCGAAGCAATAGCAAAAATAATAGAAAAGCTTAAAGAGGTTGTTAGGACAAACTAA
- a CDS encoding NUDIX hydrolase produces MDLTFKVEETCFNYRVGAICKQNNKILILQNKGEDYWYVPGGRVKMLENSEDALKRELAEELGVPMKGKRLIWSVENFFTLSERKFHEISFYYEVELHELPANGADQYILEEEGRTYLFKWVPVEELEAYNLQPAFIKEKVKDIAVHTEHIVLQD; encoded by the coding sequence ATGGATCTTACGTTTAAAGTAGAGGAAACATGTTTTAATTACCGCGTTGGAGCAATTTGTAAACAGAATAATAAAATACTTATTCTTCAAAACAAAGGGGAAGATTATTGGTATGTACCAGGCGGAAGAGTGAAAATGCTAGAAAATAGTGAAGACGCGTTAAAACGAGAGCTTGCAGAAGAATTAGGTGTTCCTATGAAAGGAAAGAGATTAATATGGTCAGTAGAAAATTTCTTTACACTTTCTGAGCGAAAGTTTCATGAAATTAGTTTCTATTATGAAGTAGAGCTACATGAGTTACCTGCAAATGGAGCAGATCAATATATTTTGGAAGAAGAGGGTAGAACATATTTATTTAAGTGGGTGCCGGTAGAAGAGTTAGAGGCATATAACTTACAGCCTGCGTTTATAAAAGAAAAAGTAAAGGATATAGCAGTTCATACAGAACATATCGTCTTACAAGATTAA
- a CDS encoding DUF4240 domain-containing protein, producing METLLIQQTEKSNKFWKIVVKEKDYVVFYGKIGTAGSVKAKEFETEEECMKEANKLVASKRKKGYTDPLPGEDYIKEKTITEEEFWELLHRAKTKGEDQEEQIEWLTSHLAKRTVHEIVAFDTHMHRILKDSYTTRLWAAAYIIMGGCSDDTFDYFRGWLLYQGKETYEACIENPERLIPVLENLSKYDVPEIEELTLYFGQEVYMEKTGDEDDTYFTLYHVLTNEEFEEVDIELDWDEDDEEGLKKMFPNLWEMYGEEPIEW from the coding sequence ATGGAAACGTTATTAATCCAGCAAACTGAGAAATCAAATAAGTTTTGGAAAATCGTTGTGAAAGAAAAGGATTATGTTGTGTTTTACGGAAAAATTGGCACAGCTGGCAGTGTGAAAGCGAAAGAGTTTGAAACAGAAGAAGAATGTATGAAAGAAGCTAATAAACTAGTTGCTTCCAAACGTAAAAAAGGATATACAGACCCGTTGCCTGGGGAAGATTACATAAAAGAAAAAACGATAACCGAAGAAGAATTTTGGGAACTACTTCATCGTGCAAAAACGAAAGGTGAGGACCAAGAAGAACAAATAGAATGGCTTACTTCTCACCTTGCTAAACGTACAGTACATGAAATTGTAGCTTTTGATACGCATATGCATCGTATTTTGAAAGATTCCTATACCACCCGTTTATGGGCAGCAGCCTATATTATTATGGGTGGCTGTTCAGATGATACTTTCGATTACTTCCGCGGATGGTTATTATATCAAGGAAAAGAGACATACGAAGCTTGTATTGAAAATCCAGAACGATTAATTCCTGTATTAGAAAACTTGAGTAAGTATGACGTCCCAGAGATTGAAGAACTTACTCTATATTTCGGGCAAGAAGTTTACATGGAGAAGACTGGGGATGAAGATGATACTTACTTTACACTATACCATGTCTTAACAAATGAAGAGTTTGAGGAAGTTGATATCGAGTTAGATTGGGATGAAGACGATGAGGAAGGTTTAAAAAAGATGTTTCCTAATCTATGGGAGATGTACGGGGAAGAACCGATTGAGTGGTAG
- a CDS encoding SDR family oxidoreductase encodes MKILILGGTRFLGRAVVEEALNRGHEVTLFNRGTNKEIFPEVEQLIGDRNGDVSSLENRKWDAVVDTCGFSPHHIRNVGEVLQNNIKHYIFISSLSVYKDWIPHDIKEDYILQPELTGDQIKAVENGEVSPYEYYGALKVLCEKEAEKYWPGRVLHVRAGLLSGMFDYTDRLPYWIGRVAKGGKVLVPGRKDRPMQIVDIKDVASFGLNMAENNKTGTFNITGPNDELTMEELLNTCKKVTNSDAEFVWIDESFMSEHNVQPWTEMPLWIPETFPLEGETKPWKGGFSISIASAVKEGLTFRSLEHTVTDVYDWMKSMENWELKAGISRERGKMLLDKWYGIKRV; translated from the coding sequence ATGAAAATTTTAATACTAGGTGGTACACGATTTTTGGGAAGAGCTGTTGTAGAAGAGGCTTTGAACAGAGGGCATGAAGTTACATTATTTAACCGCGGAACAAACAAAGAAATTTTTCCTGAAGTGGAGCAGCTTATCGGTGACAGAAATGGTGATGTATCAAGTTTAGAAAATCGAAAATGGGACGCGGTAGTCGACACGTGTGGATTTTCTCCGCATCACATTAGAAATGTCGGAGAAGTCTTACAAAATAATATAAAGCATTATATATTCATCTCAAGTCTCTCCGTATATAAAGATTGGATTCCGCATGATATTAAAGAAGATTATATATTACAACCCGAACTTACGGGTGATCAAATAAAGGCTGTAGAGAATGGTGAAGTTTCACCTTATGAGTATTATGGTGCACTGAAAGTATTATGTGAAAAAGAAGCAGAGAAGTATTGGCCGGGGCGTGTATTACACGTAAGAGCAGGACTTCTTTCAGGAATGTTCGATTATACAGATCGACTTCCATACTGGATCGGGCGTGTAGCAAAGGGAGGAAAAGTATTAGTACCAGGAAGAAAAGATCGTCCAATGCAAATAGTTGATATAAAAGATGTCGCGAGCTTTGGACTCAACATGGCAGAAAATAATAAAACAGGTACATTCAATATAACAGGTCCGAATGATGAATTGACGATGGAAGAACTATTAAATACGTGTAAAAAGGTTACGAATAGCGATGCTGAATTTGTTTGGATAGACGAATCGTTTATGAGTGAACATAATGTGCAGCCTTGGACAGAAATGCCTTTATGGATTCCAGAAACTTTTCCATTAGAAGGGGAAACGAAGCCGTGGAAAGGTGGGTTTTCTATTAGTATTGCAAGTGCTGTTAAAGAAGGACTTACTTTTAGAAGTTTAGAACATACAGTTACAGATGTGTATGATTGGATGAAGAGTATGGAGAATTGGGAATTAAAAGCAGGGATTTCAAGGGAAAGAGGAAAGATGTTATTGGATAAGTGGTATGGAATAAAGAGAGTTTAA
- a CDS encoding ABC transporter ATP-binding protein: MSLIVLKDIKKVYSNKNHNTFALNGINLTINKGEIIAIMGRSGSGKSTLLNVIGLIDLPNEGEYTLNEKTLTEIRANKVHKTRNEMIGFIFQYFALLKEHTVLDNVALPLTYRKLKQRERKNKAKFYLEKVGLKEHMYKTPDELSGGQQQRVAIARALVGEPELILADEPTGNLDRKTGEEIMNLLLQLNEEGRTIIIVTHDIEVANKCNRIIELVDGEVVRS, translated from the coding sequence ATGAGTTTAATTGTATTGAAAGACATTAAGAAGGTGTATAGTAACAAGAACCATAATACGTTCGCGTTAAATGGTATAAACTTAACGATAAATAAGGGCGAAATTATAGCGATAATGGGTCGATCAGGGTCGGGGAAAAGTACGCTATTAAATGTTATCGGGTTAATTGATTTGCCAAATGAGGGTGAATATACGTTAAATGAAAAAACATTAACTGAAATTAGAGCAAATAAAGTTCATAAAACAAGAAATGAAATGATCGGATTTATTTTTCAATATTTTGCATTGTTAAAAGAACATACTGTACTGGATAATGTAGCGCTACCACTCACATATAGAAAGCTAAAGCAACGGGAAAGAAAAAATAAGGCGAAGTTCTATTTAGAAAAAGTAGGTTTAAAAGAACATATGTATAAAACACCGGACGAGCTATCAGGTGGACAACAGCAGCGCGTCGCAATTGCTAGAGCGTTAGTAGGTGAACCAGAATTAATATTGGCTGATGAACCGACCGGAAATTTAGATAGAAAAACAGGAGAAGAAATTATGAATTTGCTATTACAACTGAATGAAGAAGGCCGAACGATTATTATTGTAACGCATGATATTGAAGTAGCGAATAAGTGTAATAGAATTATTGAGTTAGTTGATGGGGAAGTTGTGCGGAGTTAG
- a CDS encoding ABC transporter permease has product MMRIKSAFLALKKRFLFSVLLLIQITFGLATITSSINVFYNLHHLNDKSSSVLNADKTYLVTFEMTTDKLQSNKFNKEQIQEVYKTIQQNKDVISYGTYEARVIEIESSNRPFQNSMITDLKHKTFRDDRPTITTIFVDENYYKMLQLPLKSEEGFLHEDFQKNSEEKTKVLMGSYFKKYFQVGDTINNQYTITGFLPENKFIVNNNTTNAYSKLDYVMIIPMSSNRVEKYEAMFLRLHQSTVLYLRKDADVKKLEESIQLKGNGGTFYLKNLGDEINEDVTFNSYSEIPQLIVGILFILFSIVGIVVTTIISILMRKREFGIKIAFGESKFGMFIQIVLENIIVAIVGLGMSLVYFSWRYGVLLQMSKDLKESTVLDFKLNMPILFLVFLFLLLIIVVSNVIVFLFIRKLEPKTLIGGME; this is encoded by the coding sequence ATGATGAGAATAAAAAGTGCGTTCCTAGCATTAAAAAAGAGATTTCTATTTTCGGTACTTCTTCTAATACAGATTACATTTGGATTAGCAACTATAACGAGTTCAATTAATGTATTTTATAATTTACACCATCTGAATGATAAATCCAGCTCGGTATTAAATGCGGATAAAACATATTTAGTTACTTTTGAAATGACGACAGATAAGTTACAAAGCAATAAATTTAATAAAGAGCAAATTCAAGAAGTTTATAAAACGATTCAACAAAATAAAGATGTGATTTCGTATGGTACATACGAGGCGAGAGTTATTGAAATAGAGTCAAGTAATAGACCATTTCAAAATAGTATGATTACTGATTTGAAACATAAAACGTTTCGCGATGACAGACCTACTATTACAACAATTTTTGTAGATGAAAATTACTATAAAATGTTACAGTTACCTTTAAAATCTGAAGAAGGTTTCTTGCATGAAGATTTTCAAAAAAATAGTGAAGAGAAAACAAAGGTTTTAATGGGTTCATACTTTAAGAAATATTTTCAAGTTGGAGATACAATTAATAATCAATATACAATTACAGGCTTTTTGCCGGAGAATAAATTTATCGTAAATAATAATACGACGAACGCATATTCGAAGTTGGATTACGTAATGATAATACCTATGTCATCTAATAGAGTTGAAAAATATGAAGCAATGTTTTTAAGACTACATCAAAGTACAGTTTTATATTTACGAAAAGATGCAGATGTAAAGAAACTAGAAGAATCAATTCAACTTAAAGGAAACGGCGGTACGTTTTATTTAAAAAATTTGGGTGATGAAATAAATGAAGATGTTACTTTTAACAGCTATTCTGAAATACCTCAACTGATAGTCGGAATCTTATTTATTTTATTCTCAATCGTCGGAATTGTAGTAACGACTATTATTTCTATCTTGATGAGAAAGCGGGAATTTGGTATAAAAATAGCTTTTGGCGAAAGTAAATTTGGAATGTTTATTCAAATTGTTCTAGAGAACATTATTGTAGCAATAGTTGGCTTAGGGATGTCACTAGTTTACTTTTCATGGAGATATGGGGTTCTATTACAAATGTCGAAGGATTTAAAGGAATCAACGGTATTAGACTTTAAATTGAATATGCCTATATTATTTTTAGTATTTCTATTCTTATTATTGATCATCGTTGTCTCAAATGTAATTGTCTTCTTATTTATTAGAAAGCTTGAACCAAAAACATTAATAGGTGGGATGGAATAA
- a CDS encoding FtsX-like permease family protein, whose product MNLVIKEIVVNKAIFIMLFITFVLTIWPILIAMSTKDYYDERFYDSKNGYFNYYYSVQLTNMGEFNFKQFQTLVESDFKNASVITNDIRTTIPGIGRVTMNGLLNKNWSPPLLKGSQIEQHEENSVIVGKKIYKNTETIKLFNKEYTVKGVAGVSTEYEYNMKIYVSLNDMPDEVKQVIQNEKTFQMIVRSNENPKEEIETFIQHLKQNNTDINAKVISEKENYEKEKNSSEAVEELLSFPNRLLCIALITSIIVSYYWIYTKKKSLSLRKALGASNVNLFIFIFSQLFLCAIAASACAICIQWIFSILSENIIEFTSYSISLQSTHIVMCVFLSLTIAFILSVIPFVYVIKSEPAKALKE is encoded by the coding sequence ATGAATCTAGTAATAAAAGAAATAGTGGTGAACAAAGCGATATTCATTATGTTATTTATTACGTTTGTATTGACAATATGGCCGATACTTATCGCAATGTCGACGAAAGATTATTATGATGAAAGATTTTATGATAGTAAAAATGGTTATTTTAATTATTACTATTCCGTTCAACTTACTAATATGGGGGAATTCAATTTCAAACAATTTCAGACGTTAGTAGAATCTGATTTTAAAAACGCTAGCGTTATTACAAATGATATTCGTACTACTATTCCAGGTATCGGCCGAGTAACAATGAATGGTCTCCTTAATAAAAATTGGTCTCCACCATTGCTAAAAGGTTCTCAGATAGAACAACATGAGGAAAATAGTGTAATAGTCGGGAAGAAAATTTATAAAAATACGGAAACAATAAAACTATTTAATAAGGAATATACAGTTAAAGGCGTAGCTGGAGTAAGTACCGAATATGAGTATAATATGAAAATTTATGTCTCTCTAAATGACATGCCAGATGAAGTGAAACAAGTGATACAAAATGAAAAGACATTCCAAATGATCGTTCGTTCTAACGAAAACCCTAAAGAAGAGATAGAAACTTTCATACAGCATTTAAAGCAGAACAATACAGATATAAATGCCAAAGTGATTAGTGAAAAAGAGAACTATGAGAAGGAAAAAAACTCTAGTGAAGCCGTAGAAGAGTTACTCAGTTTTCCAAATAGGCTTTTATGTATAGCTTTAATTACCAGTATAATAGTCAGTTATTATTGGATTTATACGAAGAAAAAGAGTTTGTCGTTAAGGAAAGCTTTGGGAGCAAGTAATGTAAATCTTTTTATTTTTATATTTAGTCAATTGTTTTTATGTGCAATCGCTGCATCAGCCTGTGCAATATGCATACAATGGATTTTTAGCATTTTGAGTGAAAATATTATAGAGTTTACAAGTTATAGTATTAGTTTACAGTCTACTCATATTGTAATGTGTGTATTTCTTTCACTTACTATAGCTTTTATCCTCTCTGTAATACCATTTGTATATGTGATTAAAAGTGAACCTGCTAAAGCATTAAAGGAGTAA
- a CDS encoding serine hydrolase domain-containing protein, producing the protein MKNAEKLNQIIKEEYENMNGMLVVQKGNVIFEKYYNGYGPDDAFHIASVTKTIISALIGICIDKGYIKSVDQRVIEFFPEYNVNSSEVTVSHLLTMTAPHPFVDWQEPLEELCTQQDWIQYTLNRIGSGGEIGSFKYSSAGAHILSAIITNATGKNAREFANEYLFQPLGMREIPNYNMKAFGFDDLFGKDVKGWVHDPNGISTGGWGLTLTVRDMAKFAQIYLNEGIHNGKQILSKSWIKESTEMNQNQYGYLWRLREEEGIFSYCAMGDGGNMICCIPEKDLVIVIASEIMPNARDRWELIVKYILPCIQSNQ; encoded by the coding sequence ATGAAAAATGCTGAAAAGTTAAATCAGATTATAAAAGAAGAATATGAAAATATGAATGGTATGTTAGTAGTGCAGAAAGGTAATGTTATTTTTGAAAAATATTATAACGGTTACGGTCCAGATGATGCATTTCACATAGCGTCAGTCACAAAAACGATAATCTCTGCGCTAATTGGGATATGTATAGATAAGGGCTATATAAAAAGCGTTGATCAAAGAGTAATAGAATTTTTCCCGGAATATAACGTTAATTCATCTGAAGTAACAGTAAGCCATCTTCTAACGATGACAGCTCCACATCCATTCGTAGACTGGCAGGAACCGTTAGAAGAACTATGTACACAACAAGATTGGATACAATATACGTTAAATAGGATAGGAAGCGGCGGAGAAATTGGATCTTTTAAATATTCATCTGCAGGAGCTCATATACTATCAGCGATCATAACGAACGCAACAGGAAAAAATGCGCGTGAATTTGCGAATGAATACTTATTTCAGCCACTGGGCATGAGAGAAATTCCAAACTATAATATGAAAGCATTTGGATTTGATGACTTATTCGGAAAAGATGTGAAAGGATGGGTTCACGATCCAAATGGTATTTCGACGGGCGGCTGGGGACTAACGTTAACGGTTAGAGATATGGCGAAGTTTGCACAGATTTATTTGAATGAAGGTATTCATAATGGAAAACAAATACTATCAAAATCATGGATAAAAGAATCGACAGAAATGAACCAAAATCAATATGGTTATTTATGGCGGTTACGAGAAGAAGAGGGAATCTTTTCATACTGTGCTATGGGTGACGGTGGGAATATGATTTGTTGTATTCCGGAGAAGGATTTGGTTATAGTAATTGCTTCTGAAATTATGCCGAATGCACGGGATAGATGGGAATTGATTGTGAAATATATTCTTCCTTGTATACAGTCAAATCAATAA